The proteins below are encoded in one region of Sander lucioperca isolate FBNREF2018 chromosome 11, SLUC_FBN_1.2, whole genome shotgun sequence:
- the evi5b gene encoding EVI5-like protein isoform X5, whose amino-acid sequence MSLSWLLETDSKSLRSMNGSRRNSGSSLVSSSSASSNLSHLEEDTWILWGRIVNEWEEVRKKKEKQLKDLVRKGIPHHFRAIVWQLLCNAQNMPIKDQYSELLKMTSPCEKLIRRDIARTYPEHEFFKEKDSLGQEVLFNVMKAYSLVDREVGYCQGSAFIVGLLLMQMPEEEAFCVFVKLMQDYRLRELFKPSMAELGLCMYQFESMIQEQLPELHLHFQAQSFHTSMYASSWFLTIFLTSFPLPVATRMFDIFMCEGLEVVFRVGLAILQMNQTELIQLDMEGMLQHFQRVIPHQLDSGPDKVIQAAYQVKYNAKKMKKLEKDYTTIKTKEMEEQVEIKRLRTENRLLKQRIDTLEKESASLADRLIQGQVTRAQEAEENYLVKRELATVKQQGEEASAQLEQAKTTIRQLQQQQQQPQAKRAPRYSEESVLQLERELVQARLKEAESQCALKEMQDKILDMEKRNTSLPDDTNVARLQEELIGVKLREAEALTGLKELRQQVRDLEEHWQRHLARTAGRWKDSPRKNTLSELQDELMSVRLREAEAQAELRETRQRMLELETQNQIHSNQLRRAEQESRCLQECVQTLTVQNKDLNVQLQEIKRRQAEIECKSKEEVMAVRLREADNIAAMAELQQQISELEIQKEEGKVQGQLNHTDSSQYIRDLKDQIAELKHEICCLKGQRGLTNQSTFDGIHMISHYVGDDGSYQSSDEDGVKGPTLHNTQQRSGGRIRLRPNLGDTDSEEEEDDEALRLSVPQSASHKSTTV is encoded by the exons GATCTTGTCAGAAAAGGGATTCCTCACCACTTCCGGGCGATAGTGTGGCAGTTGTTGTGCAACGCCCAGAATATGCCCATCAAGGATCAATACTCAGAACTCCTAAAGATGACATCACCCTGTGAGAAGCTGATTCGCAGAGACATCGCCCGCACATATCCTGAACATGAattctttaaagaaaaagacAGCTTGGGCCAGGAAGTGCTCTTCAATGTTATGAAG GCATATTCTCTGGTTGACCGTGAAGTTGGCTATTGTCAAGGGAGTGCATTCATTGTAGGACTGCTACTCATGCAG ATGCCAGAAGAGGAggctttctgtgtgtttgtgaagttGATGCAGGACTACAGATTACGAGAGCTCTTCAAACCCAGTATGGCTGAGCTGGGACTCTGCATGTATCAGTTTGAGAGTATGATCCAG GAGCAACTCCCCGAGCTGCATTTGCATTTCCAGGCTCAAAGCTTTCACACTTCCATGTATGCCTCCTCCTGGTTCCTCACCATCTTCCTCACCTCCTTCCCTCTGCCCGTCGCCACAAGGATGTTTGACATCTTCATGTGTGAG GGTCTGGAGGTAGTTTTCCGTGTGGGACTGGCCATCCTTCAGATGAACCAAACTGAACTCATCCAGCTTGACATGGAGGGAATGTTACAG CATTTTCAGAGAGTCATCCCACACCAGCTTGACAGTGGGCCAGATAAGGTCATCCAGGCTGCTTATCAAGTTAAATACAATGCCAAGAAGATGAAAAA GTTAGAGAAAGACTACACTACAATAAAAACTAAAGAGATGGAGGAGCAGGTGGAAATAAAG agGTTGCGGACAGAGAACAGGCTCCTGAAGCAGAGGATAGACACACTAGAGAAA GAAAGTGCTTCCTTGGCAGATAGATTGATCCAG GGACAAGTGACTCGAGCTCAGGAGGCAGAGGAGAACTACCTGGTCAAGCGGGAGCTGGCCACAGTCAAACAGCAAGGTGAAGAGGCCAGTGCTCAGCTAGAGCAGGCCAAGACAACCATCAGgcagctccagcagcagcagcagcagccgcaaGCG AAGAGAGCTCCTCGGTACTCCGAGGAGTCCGTGCTGCAGCTGGAGAGAGAGCTTGTGCAGGCCCGGCTGAAGGAGGCAGAGTCTCAGTGCGCTCTCAAGGAGATGCAAGACAAGATCCTGGATATGGAAAAG AGGAACACATCGCTACCAGATGACACCAATGTGGCACGTCTTCAAGAGGAGCTGATAGGGGTAAAGCTGAGAGAGGCAGAGGCTCTGACCGGCCTGAAAGAGCTGCGACAGCAAGTCAGAGACCTGGAAGAGCACTGGCAG CGTCACTTGGCACGCACCGCTGGTCGCTGGAAGGACAGCCCTAGGAAGAATACCCTGAGTGAGCTGCAGGACGAGCTGATGAGTGTGAGGCTACGTGAGGCCGAGGCCCAGGCAGAGCTTCGGGAGACACGGCAGAGGATGCTGGAGCTGGAAACACAG AATCAGATTCACAGTAACCAGCTGCGACGGGCAGAGCAGGAGAGTCGCTGTCTCCAGGAGTGTGTGCAAACACTGACGGTGCAAAATAAAGATCTGAATGTGCAACTGCAAGAGATCAAGCGGAGACAAGCTGAGATTGAGTGCAAG AGCAAGGAAGAGGTGATGGCAGTGAGGCTGCGGGAAGCTGACAACATAGCTGCTATGGCTGAACTACAGCAACAGATCTCAGAGCTTGAGATTCAG AAAGAAGAAGGAAAGGTCCAAGGCCAACTGAACCACACAGACTCGAGCCAGTACATCCGCGACCTCAAAGACCAGATAGCAGAGCTAAAACATGAG ATTTGCTGCTTAAAAGGACAGAGGGGCTTGACCAATCAGTCCACTTTTGATGGGATCCACATGATCAGTCACTATGTGGGGGATGATGGGTCTTACCAGTCTTCAGATGAAGATGGGGTCAAGGGCCCGACCCTCCACAACACCCAGCAGAGGAGCGGGGGCCGTATCAGACTGCGCCCCAACCTCGGGGACACCgacagtgaggaggaggaggacgatgaGGCCCTGCGACTCTCTGTACCTCAGAGCGCCAGCCACAAGTCCACCACCGTGTGA
- the gfi1ab gene encoding growth factor independent 1A transcription repressor b isoform X2 → MPRSFMVKSKKAHSYHQPRSLEDDYSRLDTILTHICSEADKLQDDTDMSVDRYGLSPDFRLADAADFSPKSPLSCPDSLCARSPDYEDFWRPPSPSASPVDSEKSLSPLVDETQPFTIPYRPYAWSSYPEPGLRPMVQESLHPGMEVDRGPAALAFYGDRSTHSALYADRTLDEETYGDYRRHAAALLFPEGGLHRKTHNVKAQSDLLCSSLILNGAYKCIKCSKVFSTPHGLEVHVRRSHSGTRPFACEICGKTFGHAVSLEQHKAVHSQERSFDCKICGKSFKRSSTLSTHLLIHSDTRPYPCQYCGKRFHQKSDMKKHTFIHTGEKPHKCQVCGKAFSQSSNLITHSRKHTGYKPFGCDLCGKGFQRKVDLRRHKETQHGLK, encoded by the exons ATGCCTCGCTCCTTCATGGTGAAGAGTAAGAAGGCGCACAGTTACCACCAGCCCCGGAGTTTGGAGGATGACTACAGCAGGCTGGATACTATACTGACTCACATATGCTCAG AAGCAGATAAGCTTCAAGATGATACCGACATGTCGGTGGACAGGTACGGCCTCTCCCCGGACTTCCGCCTGGCCGACGCTGCTGATTTCTCCCCGAAGTCCCCGCTGAGCTGCCCCGACAGTCTGTGCGCTCGCTCTCCGGACTATGAGGATTTCTGGAGGCCTCCGTCCCCCTCTGCATCCCCGG TTGATTCTGAGAAATCCCTGTCTCCTCTGGTGGATGAGACCCAGCCCTTCACTATTCCCTACCGGCCGTATGCGTGGAGCAGCTACCCGGAACCGGGGCTGAGGCCAATGGTGCAGGAGAGCCTCCATCCCGGCATGGAGGTGGACAGGGGCCCGGCGGCGTTGGCCTTCTACGGTGACAGGAGCACCCACTCAGCCCTGTACGCAGACCGGACTCTGGATGAGGAGACTTACGGTGACTACAGGAGGCACGCTGCCGCTTTGCTGTTCCCAGAGGGAGGCCTGCATAGAAAAACCCACAATGTGAAGGCCCAGTCTGACCTGCTCTGCTCCAGTCTGATCCTCAATGGTGCTTACAAGTGTATCAAGTGCAGTAAG GTGTTTTCCACTCCGCACGGTTTAGAAGTCCATGTCCGCAGATCGCACAGTGGCACCAGGCCATTTGCGTGTGAAATATGCGGCAAAACTTTCGGACACGCAGTCAGCCTGGAACAACACAAAGCCGTGCACTCTCAG GAAAGAAGTTTCGACTGCAAAATATGCGGTAAAAGTTTTAAGAGGTCGTCTACTCTGTCGACGCACCTGCTTATCCACTCCGACACTCGGCCATACCCCTGCCAGTACTGCGGGAAGAGGTTCCACCAGAAGTCAGACATGAAGAAACACACTTTCATCCACACAG gtGAGAAACCACACAAATGCCAGGTTTGTGGGAAAGCGTTCAGCCAGAGCTCCAACCTtatcacacacagcaggaaACACACCGGGTACAAACCTTTCGGCTGCGACCTCTGCGGCAAAGGTTTCCAGAGAAAAGTGGATCTGAGGAGACACAAAGAGACGCAGCACGGACTGAAATGA
- the gfi1ab gene encoding growth factor independent 1A transcription repressor b isoform X1 has product MPRSFMVKSKKAHSYHQPRSLEDDYSRLDTILTHICSDADCAPPCDLSEADKLQDDTDMSVDRYGLSPDFRLADAADFSPKSPLSCPDSLCARSPDYEDFWRPPSPSASPVDSEKSLSPLVDETQPFTIPYRPYAWSSYPEPGLRPMVQESLHPGMEVDRGPAALAFYGDRSTHSALYADRTLDEETYGDYRRHAAALLFPEGGLHRKTHNVKAQSDLLCSSLILNGAYKCIKCSKVFSTPHGLEVHVRRSHSGTRPFACEICGKTFGHAVSLEQHKAVHSQERSFDCKICGKSFKRSSTLSTHLLIHSDTRPYPCQYCGKRFHQKSDMKKHTFIHTGEKPHKCQVCGKAFSQSSNLITHSRKHTGYKPFGCDLCGKGFQRKVDLRRHKETQHGLK; this is encoded by the exons ATGCCTCGCTCCTTCATGGTGAAGAGTAAGAAGGCGCACAGTTACCACCAGCCCCGGAGTTTGGAGGATGACTACAGCAGGCTGGATACTATACTGACTCACATATGCTCAG ATGCTGACTGCGCTCCTCCCTGTGACCTCTCGGAAGCAGATAAGCTTCAAGATGATACCGACATGTCGGTGGACAGGTACGGCCTCTCCCCGGACTTCCGCCTGGCCGACGCTGCTGATTTCTCCCCGAAGTCCCCGCTGAGCTGCCCCGACAGTCTGTGCGCTCGCTCTCCGGACTATGAGGATTTCTGGAGGCCTCCGTCCCCCTCTGCATCCCCGG TTGATTCTGAGAAATCCCTGTCTCCTCTGGTGGATGAGACCCAGCCCTTCACTATTCCCTACCGGCCGTATGCGTGGAGCAGCTACCCGGAACCGGGGCTGAGGCCAATGGTGCAGGAGAGCCTCCATCCCGGCATGGAGGTGGACAGGGGCCCGGCGGCGTTGGCCTTCTACGGTGACAGGAGCACCCACTCAGCCCTGTACGCAGACCGGACTCTGGATGAGGAGACTTACGGTGACTACAGGAGGCACGCTGCCGCTTTGCTGTTCCCAGAGGGAGGCCTGCATAGAAAAACCCACAATGTGAAGGCCCAGTCTGACCTGCTCTGCTCCAGTCTGATCCTCAATGGTGCTTACAAGTGTATCAAGTGCAGTAAG GTGTTTTCCACTCCGCACGGTTTAGAAGTCCATGTCCGCAGATCGCACAGTGGCACCAGGCCATTTGCGTGTGAAATATGCGGCAAAACTTTCGGACACGCAGTCAGCCTGGAACAACACAAAGCCGTGCACTCTCAG GAAAGAAGTTTCGACTGCAAAATATGCGGTAAAAGTTTTAAGAGGTCGTCTACTCTGTCGACGCACCTGCTTATCCACTCCGACACTCGGCCATACCCCTGCCAGTACTGCGGGAAGAGGTTCCACCAGAAGTCAGACATGAAGAAACACACTTTCATCCACACAG gtGAGAAACCACACAAATGCCAGGTTTGTGGGAAAGCGTTCAGCCAGAGCTCCAACCTtatcacacacagcaggaaACACACCGGGTACAAACCTTTCGGCTGCGACCTCTGCGGCAAAGGTTTCCAGAGAAAAGTGGATCTGAGGAGACACAAAGAGACGCAGCACGGACTGAAATGA